The region GGTTACTCCAACAGGGAAGTGGGGTTGTGTCTAATGGTGTTTTCCCTGGGCTTTTCGCAGATTCTGTGCAGTTGGACAGGGTCCAGGGCAGCCGGTGAGTGAGCCCATCCGAATTCACtgtccacaaaaacaaaacaaaaaaccaaccagGACTTCAACTCCCATGAGCCTCCTAGAGTCTTCATGGAGGTCCTGGTGGTCCATGGCAAGGCCTGATGAACCAGGTTGTTTCTGAGCTTGGAGCAGACCTTGGGGAGTGGGAGGGATGGCAGTCCTCTGCTCCTTGGTCTACGTggttctcttctccctcctcagcCCCCAACCCAGTGAGAAACCTGAGAGTAGACGCTCGCAGCAACAGCTCCCTCACCCTGCACTGGGAAGTCCCCGAGGGCCCCGACCCCCAGAACCTCACCTACTGGGTCCAGTGCACTGGAGATGGTGGCAGAAACGAGACCCAAAACACGACAGACACCAGCATCACAGTGCACGGACTTGACGCTGCATCCCGGTACACCCTCTCAGTGTGGGCCGAGAAGGATGGAGCGTCTGGCTCCCAGGTGACCCTCAAGGCAACCACAGGTGAGAGGCACCACGTCCCAGTCCTACCTTGTCGCCTCCATTAAGAAGGGTGGCAGAGGGCATTGAGAAGCTCCAAGGGGGGTCAGCTCCTCGTCCTGCACACTGGACGCTTGTCCAGACTTGGGATGCATCGGACTGGACCCTCGGTGACCTGCAGGAGAGACTGGCCGCATCCAGGGTCACCTTTCTTCAGGAGACAGGGAAGGTGTGCTTGGGCTCTCCTGCCTCTGAGTAGGGGTGGAGCAGGCCTTCCAGACCATAATGCCAGGGCGTCTTAGCCACCACAGCTCCGAAGGAGCCAGGGCAGGAGACCAGAGCTGTGCTGTGGGACACTCCGGTCCCCTGACTCTTCCCCAGTCTCCCACTGGGCCACGTCCTGGAAGCTCAGATCCAGCAACCGTACCCTGATGGACCGCGTCCTTGTCTAGGCCTTGCTGTCTGATGTGGTAGGCACCGCCACAGGAGGCCTTTTACTTCTAGATTTTGAGTGGAGTCTTCATGTTGGCCAAGCTGGCCCTGAACTCCTTgtctcaagtgatcctcctgactcagccatCTAAGTGCTGAtgacaggcacgtgccaccacgcctggctacgTCTGGCTTTTGAACTGTAAATCCACTAAAATTATAGAGTCAGGTCCACGTTTCATGTAGTCAGGAggagctgggtgccatggtgctctcctgtaatcccagtgacttgggaggctgaggcaggaggatctcgagttcaaagtcagcctcagcaacttagccaggctgtaagcaactcagcaagaccctgtctgaacataaaatgagaaggagggctggggtggggctcagtggtggagtgtcctgagttcaatccccagtaccccccaaccaaacaaaaacaacaatagaCATGGACTCAGGAGTCCTGTTGGAAGACTCCAGTCCCAGCTCTGTCCTCATGGGGCCAGTGCCTGCCGAACTGAGGAGTGGGGAAGCACAGCCTTCGTCAGACGTCCCGTGGGAAAGCCCTGGTCTGGTCCTTGCTACTCAGGTGAGGTGGTGTGTGGGCAGCACTAGCACCTCCTGGGGGCTGATGGGAGACGCAGGACCTCAGCTCCAGCCCAGACCTTCTGAATCTGCCCCAAGACCTCCCAGGATGCACATGCAGGCTCCGTCTGAGAAGCTCGGGTCCAGACCAGGGTCCAGACCCAGCCCCAGTCTGCTGGGACCGCAAGGAAGGGGAGCTAGGAATGCTGAGGGCCCAGTGTCCCTGGGTCCCTGTCCCTTGTGCTGCTCCTCTGCTCACGTTGGATCCTTCTTGTTAATCCCTCAGCCCCCAACCCAGTGGGAAACCTGAGAGTGGACGCTCGAAGCAACAGCTCCCTCACCCTGCACTGGGAGGTCCCCGAGGGCCCGGACCCCCAGAACCTCACCTACTGGGTCCAGTGCACTGGAGATGGTGGCAGAAACGAGACCCAAAACACGACAGACACCAGCATCACAGTGCACGGACTTGACGCTGCATCCCGGTACACCCTCTCAGTGTGGGCCGAGAAGGATGGAGCGTCTGGCTCCCAGGTGACCCTCAAGGCAACCACAGGTGAGAGGCACCACGTCCCAGTCCTACCTTGTCGCCTCCATTAAGAAGGGTGGCAGAGGGCATTGAGAAGCTCCAAGGGGGGTCAGCTCCTCGTCCTGCACACTGGACGCTTGTCCAGACTTGGGATGCATCGGACTGGACCCTCGGTGACCTGCAGGAGAGACTGGCCGCATCCAGGGTCACCTTTCTTCAGGAGACAGGGAAGGTGTGCTTGGGCTCTCCTGCCTCTGAGTAGGGGTGGAGCAGGCCTTCCAGACCATAATGCCAGGGCGTCTTAGCCACCACAGCTCCGAAGGAGCCAGGGCAGGAGACCAGAGCTGTGCTGTGGGACACTCCGGTCCCCTGACTCTTCCCCAGTCTCCCACTGGGCCACGTCCTGGAAGCTCAGATCCAGCAACCGTACCCTGATGGACCGCGTCCTTGTCTAGGCCTTGCTGTCTGATGTGGTAGGCACCGCCACAGGAGGCCTTTTACTTCTAGATTTTGAGTGGAGTCTTCATGTTGGCCAAGCTGGCCCTGAACTCCTTgtctcaagtgatcctcctgactcagccatCTAAGTGCTGAtgacaggcacgtgccaccacgcctggctacgTCTGGCTTTTGAACTGTAAATCCACTAAAATTATAGAGTCAGGTCCACGTTTCATGTAGTCAGGAggagctgggtgccatggtgctctcctgtaatcccagtgacttgggaggctgaggcaggaggatctcgagttcaaagtcagcctcagcaacttagccaggctgtaagcaactcagcaagaccctgtctgtacataaaatgagaaggagggctgggggtggggctcagtggtggagtgtcctgagttcaatccccagtaccccccaaccaaacaaaaacaacaatagaCATGGACTCAGGAGTCCTGTTGGAAGACTCCAGTCCCAGCTCTGTCCTCATGGGGCCAGTGCCTGCCGAACTGAGGAGTGGGGAAGCACAGCCTTCGTCAGACGTCCCGTGGGAAAGCCCTGGTCTGGTCCTTGCTACTCAGGTGAGGTGGTGTGTGGGCAGCACTAGCACCTCCTGGGGGCTGATGGGAGACGCAGGACCTCAGCTCCAGCCCAGACCTTCTGAATCTGCCCCAAGACCTCCCAGGATGCACATGCAGGCTCCGTCTGAGAAGCTCGGGTCCAGACCAGGGTCCAGACCCAGCCCCAGTCTGCTGGGACTGCAAGGAAGGGGAGCTAGGAATGCTGAGGGCCCAGTGTCCCTGGGTCCCTGTCCCTTGTGCTGCTCCTCTGCTCACGTTGGATCCTTCTTGTTAATCCCTCAGCCCCCAACCCAGTGGGAAACCTGAGAGTGGACGCTCGAAGCAACAGCTCCCTCACCCTGCACTGGGAGGTCCCCCAGGGCCCGGACCCCCAGAACCTCACCTACTGGGTCCAGTGCACTGGAGATGGTGGCAGAAACGAGACCCAAAACACGACAGACACCAACATCACAGTGCACGGACTTGACGCTGCATCCCGGTACACCCTCTCAGTGTGGGCCGAGAAGGACGGAGCGTCTGGCTCCCAGGTGACCCTCAGTACTGCCACAGGTGAGAGGAAGGTGctttaatcatttctttgttACAGGGAGGTGGAAGGATGGTTGGGAACTGGCAAGGGGTGGGGAGCCCGTAGAATGACAAGGCCACACAGGCAGTGAGTGGTGCACGTGGTTGTGATCCCAggggtttaggaggctgaggcaggaggatggcaagtttgagaccagccttggcaacttagtgagaccccgtctaaaataaacaataaaaaggctgggaatgtgtttcagtggttaagcatgctaggttcaatccccagtcccctcaCCTCTGCAAAAAGACTCATATTGACTTCCATTTTCTGTCAGCCATatcacaataaagaaaaagaggctGGTGAGATGAGTCACCAGGAGCTGTTTCATGGGGCTCAGCAGATCCCAAATAGTATCATCTCCCCCTGTGATCAGTGTAAGCAGGACCCACGAGGTTGTCCTTAATTTCACACCAGTGTTTCATTCTTTATGTCACTCTCATGGCACATCTCCACTGGGCCAAGAAACATCACATAGGATAGCCACTTGGGGCTTGTGCTATCATGTGGGTCCAAGCCACCCCTCCCAGCTGCTGGGTCCAAGGGTTATAGAAGAGCTGGAAATTCTGAGGACCAGAAGCCACAACTGATTTCCTATTTCCAGCCCCCAACCCAGTGAGAAACCTGAGAGTGGACGCTCGAAGCAACAGCTCCCTCACCCTGCACTGGGAGGTCCCCCAGGGCCCGGACCCCCAGAGCCTCACCTACTGGGTCCAGTGCACTGGAGATGGTGGCAGAAACAAGACCCAAACCACGACAGACACCAGCGTCACAGTGCACGAACTTGAGGCAGCGTCCTGGTACACCCTCTCAGTGTGGGCCGAGAAGGACGGAGCGTCTGGCTCCCAGGTGACCCTCAGTACTGCCACAGGTGAGAGGAAGGTGctttaatcatttctttgttACAGGGAGGTGGAAGGATGGTTGGGAACTGGCAAGAGGAGGGGAGCCCGTAGAATGACAAGGCCACACAGGCAGTGAGTGGTGCACGTGGTTGTGACCCCAggggtttaggaggctgaggcaggaggatggcaagttcaagaccagcctcgaGCCAGTGGCAGAAACAAGATCCAAAACACAAGAGACTCTGGGTCTGTGTATGCATTTGGGTTGTGGGTGGAGAAGAAGCGGGTTAGTAGCTCCCCAGAGACTAACTGCTGCCAGCAAGAGTGCATCAGTGTCCTTCCCTGTGCTGAGAGAGGTGGTGTGTGATGGTCTTGGAGTGACAGCAGACTATGGGGGCTGCCTGGAACACACTGCATTGGGGCCCTCATGAGCCAGATATCAGTGAGCATCACATCCAGGGGTGTTCCAGTATCAGGTGATGAAAAAAGATTGCCCATAGCGCCTTCCGCTTCCGACAGGAGTTGGTCAAGGTCTAAGGCTCCCGAAGGCCGTCCCAAACACCAGGGTGTGTATCTTCCTGCACCCACCAGGATGTGAGGGGCCAAGGCCTGCCACCTGAGCTCTGTGGGCCTTACATACTGCCAGCCGGATCACTCCATTCCTTCCAATTGTGTCACACATGGAGGATGGACATTCAGATTATCAGGGACATCAGCTTGATGTGGACAGCTCCCACTCTGTAGATCTACATTGTCCCATAGCGTAGCTACTGGCTGTCGTGGCTACCTACACGTAATTAAGTTGCATAAAGTTACTGATTCAGCCCTGGTGAAGGGCTCCCAGGAATCCCTTCATCTTCCACCAGTGTGCCTACCTTGATGGACACTCGGAAACATCCTCTGTGCCTCTTTAGGGGCACCGATTCTCCACATGAAGAACAGCCTTAGGAACTGTTCACCTCCCGGAGGCCCCACCTCTTGTGAGTGTCATGTGgaggattaggtttcaacatatgaatttcaggGGAGCACAGCTGTTGTGGTCACAGTACTACTTAGATGGTGGCCCATGTGTTGGCAGTTCAGTATCCACAGAGTTGGCTGGAAATGCAGAATCTGTCTCCTGCTAGATCTGATTCAGAAATTGCATTGTAGCAATCCCTCAGTGGTGTATGTACTCGAAAGTTCTAGAAGCTCTGGTCGAGACCACACCCCCTTATCTACCAGGACAAGCAATTAATGCAGAACTGGGCACTTGGGGGTCAAGAGTGCCACTGACGGCCACTCTGTACTCTATACCCCTACTTAATTTGGACTCTTCCTAATTTTTTAGCCCCTAACCCAATTCGAAGCCTGTCTTTGGAGGGTCAGACCAACAGCTCCGTCACCCTGAGCTGGGAGGCCCCCAGTGGCCCCGAGCTTCAGGACTATACGTACTGGGTGCAGTGCACTGGAGATAGTGACAAGAATGAGACCCGAAACACGACAAGCACCAGTGTCACGGCTGAGGCCCTGGAACCTGGAACCTTGTACCAGTTCTCCGTGTGGGCCGAAAAGAATGGAGTACCCAGCTCCAGGCAGAATGTCAGGATCGCCACAGGTGAGGACCCCCACCACCCACTCCCTGTTCTGGTGAGCCATGGGGAACTGGCAAAGACGGCTCCTCctctgggcctgggctccagcTCTTTGATCCCTGGCCTCCTTGGCCCCACGGAGCCAGGACTATGGGAGAGACGTGGCCACACCTGGGGAATGGCTCTGTCCTAAAGAAGAGGAGCACTTGTATAGCTGTCCCCTGCCACTGGGTGCCGGGCTTCAGGAGCCCAGGCCACTGCAGGCTCCATGGCTAAGCGTCCCTTGACCAGCTGAGCTGCACAGGCTTGGGCATGAGTGGGCTCTGCGCCCCCCAGGACTAAGACTGTGGAAGTCCTGACTCTGTGCTCCTCCCACCAGTCCCTAATGCTGTGGCAAGTCTCGAAAAACAGAATCAGACCAACAACTCCATCACCTTGAGCTGGACAGCTCCTGTGGGCCCCACTCATCCCCTGTACACCTACTGCGTCTCATGGGTCAAGACGGGCAGTACCACTGCGTCCCGCAACACCTCCCATACCAGAATCACACTGACCGCGCTGGAAGCTGGGAGCCTGTACAACATCACCGTCTGGGCTGAGAGGAATGAAGTCAGAGGTTATGCCAGTACCCTCATGGAGGCCACTGGTGAGACAGGGTCCAGTTCTGGTCCCAGCCTGACTGCCATGGGGGATGGGAAATCACGGGGGGACTGGAGAGCTTCTGCAGGTAACGAGAGCTCCCCAGCTACGCAGTCTCCCGGCAGCGTGGACTTATAGGGCCATTCTAGGAGTCCAGCAACCAGGGGTTTGAAGCCATGGAGCCTGTCTTTCCTGCCTTTGGGAAATAAGCTCTTTTGGATGGGGGGAGCCAGTACCACCTCCTGGGAACCAAGAGTCATCAGCTGGACTATAGCCAGCAGATGGTTCCGGTGAATTTGATGAACAAAAGGGCTCTCAGCTTGCACATGGAGACTCTCAAGTCAGAAGAATCAAAATTACTGACTCCAGAGACTGGGTTcattgttgatggatgaaatctGGGAGCATTAAACCGTGGGTTGGCCCTTTGAGCTAACAAAACTAAAGTTGGCAGCTCCCACTAGCAACCTGGTATGTCCAGGAGTGAGAGGTTTAGATTTTGTGAGCTGAGGTGAGTGGACCTCAAATCCCATCATGCCGTGGGGTCAAGACTTCATAAACTACAGTGATAGAGTCCAAGGGCTCATGGGAGTTGTAGTTTTAAGGGACGTGTTTTCctttggggagaagaaaaagggatGGAGAAGACGCAGGGGTGTAACCAGGGGACAGCAAGAGCTCAGATGATGCGGGTCCTCACCAGGCCACAAGTTTCTGAGTTCTTTTCGTGGTCTCTAGAGCCACGGATAACTGGGGCAGCTCAGCTTTGCTATGAGCAGGAGGCAAGCAGATTCAGGGATTCAGGGAGAAGATTCTTTGAGGATACACCCACTTGAGGCTCCGACCTCACTTCTCAGCTTCAAATGAGGTCCTACATCTGAAGAATGCAAGTCAGACCAGCAACTCAGAGACCCTGAGGTGGCAGGCCCCCGCAGACCCTCCTTCTGGGCTCTACACATACTGGGTGCAGTGGGCTAGGGAGGAGCATTCCCGAGGATCCCGAGGATCCCGCCCGAGACTAGGCCAAATCAATGGGCAGGACAATGAGACTTGGTGTGAGGGGGCAGCCCTCAAGCCTGGTATTCTGTTCAACTTCAGTGCGTAGGAGAGGGAGAATATACCAGCTCCACACACAGCCTCTGGGCACACAGGTGACTTGCCCTGCCCACCCTCACTGTGGAGAGGGCAAGGGCCAGGAGAGGAGCGTGGACTACAGGTCCTTTAGGCCCTGGTGTCATGTCTTTCTAAAGCTGCAGTGACACCAAGTCCAGGGTTTGGGGTTTAGTTTGAGGGGACTCAAGTCCATTTGGGGAGAATAGAAACTGAGGGGAGATGAGGCATTCGAGCCTGTGGCTAGTTCTGGGGACAGGTATGACTGGTGGGGTGGCTTGGAAGGCATGTCGGGTGGCCCCCACTgactcctctccttccc is a window of Ictidomys tridecemlineatus isolate mIctTri1 chromosome 15, mIctTri1.hap1, whole genome shotgun sequence DNA encoding:
- the Ptprh gene encoding receptor-type tyrosine-protein phosphatase H isoform X2, which encodes MASTGGGLRVLGSLVLLILCSWTGSRAAAPNPVRNLRVDARSNSSLTLHWEVPEGPDPQNLTYWVQCTGDGGRNETQNTTDTSITVHGLDAASRYTLSVWAEKDGASGSQVTLKATTAPNPVGNLRVDARSNSSLTLHWEVPEGPDPQNLTYWVQCTGDGGRNETQNTTDTSITVHGLDAASRYTLSVWAEKDGASGSQVTLKATTAPNPVGNLRVDARSNSSLTLHWEVPQGPDPQNLTYWVQCTGDGGRNETQNTTDTNITVHGLDAASRYTLSVWAEKDGASGSQVTLSTATAPNPVRNLRVDARSNSSLTLHWEVPQGPDPQSLTYWVQCTGDGGRNKTQTTTDTSVTVHELEAASWYTLSVWAEKDGASGSQVTLSTATAPNPIRSLSLEGQTNSSVTLSWEAPSGPELQDYTYWVQCTGDSDKNETRNTTSTSVTAEALEPGTLYQFSVWAEKNGVPSSRQNVRIATVPNAVASLEKQNQTNNSITLSWTAPVGPTHPLYTYCVSWVKTGSTTASRNTSHTRITLTALEAGSLYNITVWAERNEVRGYASTLMEATAPDPVTITSCVSTSGGYGVILTWSCPSGGYEAFEWEVGGQRGSQDGSSCGKDVSVLGLGPAQSYRATVTTISNGMRASSVPKTCSTESAGVIAGAIVGVLLFLILVGLLIFFLKKRNKKHQEKAVPRDLVFGFPEDILAQDFADHVRRNEKDSNCGFAEEYQQLALEGHGQSQMVALAPENKAKNRYRNVLPYDWSRVPLELLHEEPGSDYINASFMPVRDSGAPGSSLQPRALCPKLWATSGAWSGNNRATPWSC
- the Ptprh gene encoding receptor-type tyrosine-protein phosphatase H isoform X1 gives rise to the protein MASTGGGLRVLGSLVLLILCSWTGSRAAAPNPVRNLRVDARSNSSLTLHWEVPEGPDPQNLTYWVQCTGDGGRNETQNTTDTSITVHGLDAASRYTLSVWAEKDGASGSQVTLKATTAPNPVGNLRVDARSNSSLTLHWEVPEGPDPQNLTYWVQCTGDGGRNETQNTTDTSITVHGLDAASRYTLSVWAEKDGASGSQVTLKATTAPNPVGNLRVDARSNSSLTLHWEVPQGPDPQNLTYWVQCTGDGGRNETQNTTDTNITVHGLDAASRYTLSVWAEKDGASGSQVTLSTATAPNPVRNLRVDARSNSSLTLHWEVPQGPDPQSLTYWVQCTGDGGRNKTQTTTDTSVTVHELEAASWYTLSVWAEKDGASGSQVTLSTATAPNPIRSLSLEGQTNSSVTLSWEAPSGPELQDYTYWVQCTGDSDKNETRNTTSTSVTAEALEPGTLYQFSVWAEKNGVPSSRQNVRIATVPNAVASLEKQNQTNNSITLSWTAPVGPTHPLYTYCVSWVKTGSTTASRNTSHTRITLTALEAGSLYNITVWAERNEVRGYASTLMEATAPDPVTITSCVSTSGGYGVILTWSCPSGGYEAFEWEVGGQRGSQDGSSCGKDVSVLGLGPAQSYRATVTTISNGMRASSVPKTCSTESAGVIAGAIVGVLLFLILVGLLIFFLKKRNKKHQEKAVPRDLVFGFPEDILAQDFADHVRRNEKDSNCGFAEEYQQLALEGHGQSQMVALAPENKAKNRYRNVLPYDWSRVPLELLHEEPGSDYINASFMPGLWSPREFIAAQGPLPQTVGDFWRMVWEQQSHTLVMLTNCMESGRVKCEHYWPLDAQPCTHGDLQVALVGEEVMENWTVRDLQLLHMEEQKTLSVRQFHYLAWPDHGVPQPDPLLAFWKVLRQWLDQTSEGGPPIVHCSAGVGRTGTLIALDVLLRQLECEGLVGPFSFVRKMRESRPLMVQTEAQYVFLHQCILRFLQQSASAPAQPEPTYENVASLTYENVSAIQAQELEV